CGACGGGCCGACGCCGACCGGTCTCTCTATCGCGTCGAACACGACCCACAGACCGAGTCCCCACAGGAGGAGGCCGCACGCGACGAGAGCGACCGTCACGACGACCGCCGAGAGCGGGACGCTCGTCGCCGTGGCGACCGCCTGCCGGCCGACGACCGCGATCAGTCCGGCGACGAGGCCGACGCCCGCGAGGAACCCGAGCAGTGCCCTGCGCACGCCGAGACGTGTTCGCATCGTCGGTCCGGTTCACGAAGAGCCGACGAGTATCTGTCGGCGGCGTCGGTGACAGCAGAAACGGAGAAACCGCGGGAGTACAGGCGGTTACTTCTCGTCGTCGTCGACGTCCTCGAAGTCGGCGTCGACGTACTCCTCGTCGTCGCCTGCGGGACCACCAGCGCCACCGGGGCCGGCACCGCCCGGTCCTGCGCCGCCCGCGCCGCCGGGTCCTGCAGCGCCAGCACCGCCGGCACCGCCTGCGGCGGCCTGCTGCTGGTACATCTGCTTGCCGATCTCCTGCAGTTCCTCGGTCAGCGCCTCGGTCGTCGACTCGATCTCGTCGGTGTCGGCGTCCTCGTCGTCGAGGACGTCCTCCACGTCGTCCATCTTCGCGCGGATGTCGGACTCGAGGTCGTCGTCGACGTTCTCCTCGTTCTCCTCTAAGAGTTTCTCGGCGCGCTGGACCGTCGCCTCGGCCTCGTTGCGGGCCTCGATGCGGCGACGACGCTCCTCGTCCTCCTCGGCGTGCTGTTCGGCCTCGTCCTGCATCTGCTCGATCTGCTCGTCGGACAGCCCCGCACCGCCCTCGATGGTGATCGACTCGGCGTTGCCGGAGCCTTTGTCCTCGGCCTCGACGTTGACGATGCCGTTCTCGTCGATGTTGAACGTCACTTCGATCTGCGGGGTGCCGGCCGGTGCCGGCGGGATGCCCGAGAGGTGGAACTCGCCGAGCAGTTCGTTCTCGTCGGCGATCTCACGCTCGCCCTGGAAGACGCGGACCTGCACCGAGGTCTGGCTGTCGGCGGCCGTGGTGAAGATCTTCGACTCCTCGGTCGGGATGGTGGTGTTCTTCTCGATCAGGCGCTCGAACAGACCGCCCTTGACCTCGATCCCCAGCGAGAGGGGCGTCACGTCCAGCAGGACGATGTCGTCGACCTCGCCGCCGAGCACGCCACCCTGGATCGCCGCGCCGAGCGCGACGGCCTCGTCGGGGTTGACGTTCTTCTTCGGCGGCTTGCCGATCAGTTCCTCGACCTTCTCCTGGACCTGCGGCATCCGGGTCGAGCCACCGACCAGCAACACCTCGTCGATGTCGTCTTTCGTGTAGCCGGCGTCGTCGAGCGCCTGCTGGGTCGGACCGACGGTCCGCTCGATCAGGTCCTCGGTGAGACTCT
This genomic window from Salinirubrum litoreum contains:
- the dnaK gene encoding molecular chaperone DnaK yields the protein MASNKILGIDLGTTNSAFAVMEGGDPEIIVNAEGDRTTPSAVAFTDDDERLVGKPAKNQAIQNPERTIQSIKRHMGEEGYTVEIDGEEYTPEQISAMILQKIKRDAEEYLGDEVEKAVITVPAYFSDSQRQATKDAGEIAGFEVERIINEPTAASMAYGLEDDSDQTILVYDLGGGTFDVSVLDLGGGVYEVVATNGDNDLGGDDWDQAIIDYLAEEFQNDHGIDLREDRQALQRLKDAAEEAKIELSSRKEADINLPFVTATDSGPVHLENSITRAKFESLTEDLIERTVGPTQQALDDAGYTKDDIDEVLLVGGSTRMPQVQEKVEELIGKPPKKNVNPDEAVALGAAIQGGVLGGEVDDIVLLDVTPLSLGIEVKGGLFERLIEKNTTIPTEESKIFTTAADSQTSVQVRVFQGEREIADENELLGEFHLSGIPPAPAGTPQIEVTFNIDENGIVNVEAEDKGSGNAESITIEGGAGLSDEQIEQMQDEAEQHAEEDEERRRRIEARNEAEATVQRAEKLLEENEENVDDDLESDIRAKMDDVEDVLDDEDADTDEIESTTEALTEELQEIGKQMYQQQAAAGGAGGAGAAGPGGAGGAGPGGAGPGGAGGPAGDDEEYVDADFEDVDDDEK